Proteins from a genomic interval of Chionomys nivalis chromosome 7, mChiNiv1.1, whole genome shotgun sequence:
- the Gsdma gene encoding gasdermin-A isoform X1: protein MTMFENVTRALARQLNPRGDLTPLDSLIDFKRFHPFCLVLRKRKSTLFWGARYVRTDYTLLDVLEPGNCPSDPTDSGNFSFKNMLDARVEGDVDVPKTVKVKGTAGLSRSSTLEVQTLSVAPKALENLHKERKLAADHPFLKEMRDRGENLYVVMEVVETVQEVTLERAGKAEGCFSLPFFAPLGLQGSVNHKEAVTIPKGCVLAFRVRQLMVNGKDEWDIPHICNDSMQTFPPGVRQVSANSYPSTTEPPVEPPTETVLTVPLGEMHEDFETLKEEVQRETQEVEKLSKVGQSSLLTSLSNLLGKKKELQDLEQTLEGALDKGHEVTLEALPKDVLLSKDAMGAVLYFLGALTVLSEAQQKLLVKSLEKKLLPMQLKLVESTMEQNFLQDKEGIFPLRPDLLSSLGEEELTLTEALVGLSGLEVQRSGPQYTWDPDTLPRLCALYAGLSFLQLLSKAS, encoded by the exons ATGACTATGTTTGAGAATGTCACCCGAGCCCTGGCTAGGCAGCTGAACCCTcggggggatctgacacccctaGACAGCCTCATCGACTTCAAGCGCTTCCATCCCTTCTGCCTGgtgctgaggaagaggaagagcacTCTATTCTGGGGAGCCCGCTATGTCCGCACCGACTACACACTCCTGGATGTGCTGGAGCCCGGCAACTGCCCCTCAG ATCCCACAGATTCTGGGAACTTTAGCTTTAAGAACATGCTGGATGCCCGAGTGGAGGGAGACGTGGACGTGCCAAAGACGGTGAAGGTAAAAGGGACTGCAGGCCTGTCACGAAGCAGCACACTGGAGGTCCAGACCCTCAGCGTGGCTCCCAAGGCTCTGGAGAACTTGCACAAGGAGAG GAAACTGGCAGCGGATCACCCGTTCCTTAAGGAGATGCGGGATCGTGGGGAGAACCTGTacgtggtgatggaggtggtggagaCCGTGCAGGAAGTCACTCTGGAGAGAGCTGGCAAGGCAGAAGGCTGCTTCTCCCTTCCATTCTTTGCCCCGCTGGGACTGCAG GGATCCGTGAACCACAAGGAGGCTGTAACCATCCCCAAGGGCTGTGTCCTGGCCTTTCGTGTGAGACAGCTGATGGTTAATGGCAAAGATGAGTGGG ACATTCCACACATCTGCAATGACAGCATGCAGACCTTCCCTCCAGGAG TGAGACAGGTCTCAGCAAACAGCTATCCCTCAACTACAGAACCTCCCGTAGAACCTCCAACAGAAA CGGTATTGACTGTACCCCTAGGGGAGATGCATGAGGACTTCGAGACTTTAAAAGaagaggttcagagagagactcaAGAAGTGGAGAAATTGAGTAAAGTGGGGCAGAGCTCCCTGCTCACCTCCCTCAGCAACCTcctaggaaagaaaaaagagctcCAAGACCTTGAACAGACG CTCGAAGGAGCTCTAGACAAGGGACATGAAGTGACCCTAGAAGCACTCCCAAAAGACGTCCTGCTGTCGAAGGATGCCATGGGCGCCGTCCTCTATTTCCTTGGGGCTCTAACAG TGCTAAGTGAAGCCCAACAGAAGCTTCTTGTAAAATCCTTGGAGAAGAAGCTCCTCCCGATGCAGTTGAAGCTG GTTGAAAGCACCATGGAGCAGAACTTCCTGCAAGACAAAGAGGGCATTTTCCCTCTGCGACCTGACCTGCTCTCCTCCCTCGGGGAGGAGGAACTGACCCTCACAGAAGCCCTAGTGGGGCTGAGCGGCCTGGAAGTCCAGAGATCGGGCCCCCAATACACGTGGGATCCGGACACTCTCCCACGCCTTTGCGCCCTCTACGCAGGGCTCTCCTTCCTTCAGCTGCTGAGCAAGGCTTCATAA
- the Gsdma gene encoding gasdermin-A isoform X2 → MTMFENVTRALARQLNPRGDLTPLDSLIDFKRFHPFCLVLRKRKSTLFWGARYVRTDYTLLDVLEPGNCPSDPTDSGNFSFKNMLDARVEGDVDVPKTVKVKGTAGLSRSSTLEVQTLSVAPKALENLHKERKLAADHPFLKEMRDRGENLYVVMEVVETVQEVTLERAGKAEGCFSLPFFAPLGLQGSVNHKEAVTIPKGCVLAFRVRQLMVNGKDEWDIPHICNDSMQTFPPGAVLTVPLGEMHEDFETLKEEVQRETQEVEKLSKVGQSSLLTSLSNLLGKKKELQDLEQTLEGALDKGHEVTLEALPKDVLLSKDAMGAVLYFLGALTVLSEAQQKLLVKSLEKKLLPMQLKLVESTMEQNFLQDKEGIFPLRPDLLSSLGEEELTLTEALVGLSGLEVQRSGPQYTWDPDTLPRLCALYAGLSFLQLLSKAS, encoded by the exons ATGACTATGTTTGAGAATGTCACCCGAGCCCTGGCTAGGCAGCTGAACCCTcggggggatctgacacccctaGACAGCCTCATCGACTTCAAGCGCTTCCATCCCTTCTGCCTGgtgctgaggaagaggaagagcacTCTATTCTGGGGAGCCCGCTATGTCCGCACCGACTACACACTCCTGGATGTGCTGGAGCCCGGCAACTGCCCCTCAG ATCCCACAGATTCTGGGAACTTTAGCTTTAAGAACATGCTGGATGCCCGAGTGGAGGGAGACGTGGACGTGCCAAAGACGGTGAAGGTAAAAGGGACTGCAGGCCTGTCACGAAGCAGCACACTGGAGGTCCAGACCCTCAGCGTGGCTCCCAAGGCTCTGGAGAACTTGCACAAGGAGAG GAAACTGGCAGCGGATCACCCGTTCCTTAAGGAGATGCGGGATCGTGGGGAGAACCTGTacgtggtgatggaggtggtggagaCCGTGCAGGAAGTCACTCTGGAGAGAGCTGGCAAGGCAGAAGGCTGCTTCTCCCTTCCATTCTTTGCCCCGCTGGGACTGCAG GGATCCGTGAACCACAAGGAGGCTGTAACCATCCCCAAGGGCTGTGTCCTGGCCTTTCGTGTGAGACAGCTGATGGTTAATGGCAAAGATGAGTGGG ACATTCCACACATCTGCAATGACAGCATGCAGACCTTCCCTCCAGGAG CGGTATTGACTGTACCCCTAGGGGAGATGCATGAGGACTTCGAGACTTTAAAAGaagaggttcagagagagactcaAGAAGTGGAGAAATTGAGTAAAGTGGGGCAGAGCTCCCTGCTCACCTCCCTCAGCAACCTcctaggaaagaaaaaagagctcCAAGACCTTGAACAGACG CTCGAAGGAGCTCTAGACAAGGGACATGAAGTGACCCTAGAAGCACTCCCAAAAGACGTCCTGCTGTCGAAGGATGCCATGGGCGCCGTCCTCTATTTCCTTGGGGCTCTAACAG TGCTAAGTGAAGCCCAACAGAAGCTTCTTGTAAAATCCTTGGAGAAGAAGCTCCTCCCGATGCAGTTGAAGCTG GTTGAAAGCACCATGGAGCAGAACTTCCTGCAAGACAAAGAGGGCATTTTCCCTCTGCGACCTGACCTGCTCTCCTCCCTCGGGGAGGAGGAACTGACCCTCACAGAAGCCCTAGTGGGGCTGAGCGGCCTGGAAGTCCAGAGATCGGGCCCCCAATACACGTGGGATCCGGACACTCTCCCACGCCTTTGCGCCCTCTACGCAGGGCTCTCCTTCCTTCAGCTGCTGAGCAAGGCTTCATAA
- the Gsdma gene encoding gasdermin-A isoform X3: MTMFENVTRALARQLNPRGDLTPLDSLIDFKRFHPFCLVLRKRKSTLFWGARYVRTDYTLLDVLEPGNCPSDPTDSGNFSFKNMLDARVEGDVDVPKTVKVKGTAGLSRSSTLEVQTLSVAPKALENLHKERKLAADHPFLKEMRDRGENLYVVMEVVETVQEVTLERAGKAEGCFSLPFFAPLGLQGSVNHKEAVTIPKGCVLAFRVRQLMVNGKDEWDIPHICNDSMQTFPPGEKPGEAKFLLIQASDVGEMHEDFETLKEEVQRETQEVEKLSKVGQSSLLTSLSNLLGKKKELQDLEQTLEGALDKGHEVTLEALPKDVLLSKDAMGAVLYFLGALTVLSEAQQKLLVKSLEKKLLPMQLKLVESTMEQNFLQDKEGIFPLRPDLLSSLGEEELTLTEALVGLSGLEVQRSGPQYTWDPDTLPRLCALYAGLSFLQLLSKAS, from the exons ATGACTATGTTTGAGAATGTCACCCGAGCCCTGGCTAGGCAGCTGAACCCTcggggggatctgacacccctaGACAGCCTCATCGACTTCAAGCGCTTCCATCCCTTCTGCCTGgtgctgaggaagaggaagagcacTCTATTCTGGGGAGCCCGCTATGTCCGCACCGACTACACACTCCTGGATGTGCTGGAGCCCGGCAACTGCCCCTCAG ATCCCACAGATTCTGGGAACTTTAGCTTTAAGAACATGCTGGATGCCCGAGTGGAGGGAGACGTGGACGTGCCAAAGACGGTGAAGGTAAAAGGGACTGCAGGCCTGTCACGAAGCAGCACACTGGAGGTCCAGACCCTCAGCGTGGCTCCCAAGGCTCTGGAGAACTTGCACAAGGAGAG GAAACTGGCAGCGGATCACCCGTTCCTTAAGGAGATGCGGGATCGTGGGGAGAACCTGTacgtggtgatggaggtggtggagaCCGTGCAGGAAGTCACTCTGGAGAGAGCTGGCAAGGCAGAAGGCTGCTTCTCCCTTCCATTCTTTGCCCCGCTGGGACTGCAG GGATCCGTGAACCACAAGGAGGCTGTAACCATCCCCAAGGGCTGTGTCCTGGCCTTTCGTGTGAGACAGCTGATGGTTAATGGCAAAGATGAGTGGG ACATTCCACACATCTGCAATGACAGCATGCAGACCTTCCCTCCAGGAG AAAAGCCAGGAGAGGCAAAATTCTTAC TTATCCAGGCATCTGATGTTG GGGAGATGCATGAGGACTTCGAGACTTTAAAAGaagaggttcagagagagactcaAGAAGTGGAGAAATTGAGTAAAGTGGGGCAGAGCTCCCTGCTCACCTCCCTCAGCAACCTcctaggaaagaaaaaagagctcCAAGACCTTGAACAGACG CTCGAAGGAGCTCTAGACAAGGGACATGAAGTGACCCTAGAAGCACTCCCAAAAGACGTCCTGCTGTCGAAGGATGCCATGGGCGCCGTCCTCTATTTCCTTGGGGCTCTAACAG TGCTAAGTGAAGCCCAACAGAAGCTTCTTGTAAAATCCTTGGAGAAGAAGCTCCTCCCGATGCAGTTGAAGCTG GTTGAAAGCACCATGGAGCAGAACTTCCTGCAAGACAAAGAGGGCATTTTCCCTCTGCGACCTGACCTGCTCTCCTCCCTCGGGGAGGAGGAACTGACCCTCACAGAAGCCCTAGTGGGGCTGAGCGGCCTGGAAGTCCAGAGATCGGGCCCCCAATACACGTGGGATCCGGACACTCTCCCACGCCTTTGCGCCCTCTACGCAGGGCTCTCCTTCCTTCAGCTGCTGAGCAAGGCTTCATAA
- the Lrrc3c gene encoding leucine-rich repeat-containing protein 3C: MLLLAPGLLPFLLVISTGASVPSPGAMPQGCYIAEEAGEQTFRCSQAGLSVVPSGIPNNTRKLYLDANQLASVPAGAFQHLPVLEELDLSHNVLVHLSGAAFQGLEGTLRHLDLSANQLASVPVAAFMGLQIQVNLSANPWHCDCALQEVLRQVRLAPGSGTGIVCGPGARPDLVGQEFLLLTREEELCGTGRGGTRRSTDVALLVTMGGWLTLVAAYLIHYVWQNRDETRRPLKRAPAQPVRAEDSSTLSTMV; encoded by the coding sequence ATGCTCCTACTAGCTCCTGGCCTCCTGCCCTTCCTGCTGGTGATAAGCACAGGGGCTTCTGTGCCCAGCCCTGGGGCCATGCCCCAGGGTTGCTACATAGCGGAAGAAGCTGGCGAACAGACATTCCGCTgcagccaggctggcctgagtGTGGTGCCCAGTGGCATCCCCAACAACACCCGAAAGCTTTACCTGGATGCCAACCAACTGGCATCAGTGCCAGCGGGTGCCTTCCAGcacttgcctgtcctggaagaaTTAGACCTGTCTCATAATGTCCTTGTCCACCTCTCAGGGGCTGCTTTCCAGGGCCTAGAGGGTACTCTGCGCCACCTTGACCTCTCTGCCAACCAGCTAGCATCCGTGCCTGTGGCAGCCTTCATGGGGCTGCAGATCCAAGTGAACTTGTCTGCCAACCCATGGCACTGCGACTGTGCCCTACAGGAAGTGCTCAGGCAGGTGAGGTTAGCTCCAGGCTCTGGGACAGGCATCGTGTGTGGTCCAGGAGCCCGACCAGATCTCGTGGGACAGGAGTTCCTTCTGTTGACTAGGGAGGAAGAGCTGTGTGGCACCGGACGAGGTGGGACCCGACGGAGCACTGATGTGGCCCTGCTAGTTACCATGGGGGGCTGGCTGACACTGGTAGCGGCTTATCTGATCCACTACGTGTGGCAGAACCGGGACGAGACCCGGCGCCCCCTCAAGCGGGCTCCTGCGCAGCCCGTGCGCGCAGAGGACTCCTCTACCCTCAGCACGATGGTCTGA
- the Gsdma gene encoding gasdermin-A isoform X4 has translation MSAPTTHSWMCWSPATAPQGSVNHKEAVTIPKGCVLAFRVRQLMVNGKDEWDIPHICNDSMQTFPPGAVLTVPLGEMHEDFETLKEEVQRETQEVEKLSKVGQSSLLTSLSNLLGKKKELQDLEQTLEGALDKGHEVTLEALPKDVLLSKDAMGAVLYFLGALTVLSEAQQKLLVKSLEKKLLPMQLKLVESTMEQNFLQDKEGIFPLRPDLLSSLGEEELTLTEALVGLSGLEVQRSGPQYTWDPDTLPRLCALYAGLSFLQLLSKAS, from the exons ATGTCCGCACCGACTACACACTCCTGGATGTGCTGGAGCCCGGCAACTGCCCCTCAG GGATCCGTGAACCACAAGGAGGCTGTAACCATCCCCAAGGGCTGTGTCCTGGCCTTTCGTGTGAGACAGCTGATGGTTAATGGCAAAGATGAGTGGG ACATTCCACACATCTGCAATGACAGCATGCAGACCTTCCCTCCAGGAG CGGTATTGACTGTACCCCTAGGGGAGATGCATGAGGACTTCGAGACTTTAAAAGaagaggttcagagagagactcaAGAAGTGGAGAAATTGAGTAAAGTGGGGCAGAGCTCCCTGCTCACCTCCCTCAGCAACCTcctaggaaagaaaaaagagctcCAAGACCTTGAACAGACG CTCGAAGGAGCTCTAGACAAGGGACATGAAGTGACCCTAGAAGCACTCCCAAAAGACGTCCTGCTGTCGAAGGATGCCATGGGCGCCGTCCTCTATTTCCTTGGGGCTCTAACAG TGCTAAGTGAAGCCCAACAGAAGCTTCTTGTAAAATCCTTGGAGAAGAAGCTCCTCCCGATGCAGTTGAAGCTG GTTGAAAGCACCATGGAGCAGAACTTCCTGCAAGACAAAGAGGGCATTTTCCCTCTGCGACCTGACCTGCTCTCCTCCCTCGGGGAGGAGGAACTGACCCTCACAGAAGCCCTAGTGGGGCTGAGCGGCCTGGAAGTCCAGAGATCGGGCCCCCAATACACGTGGGATCCGGACACTCTCCCACGCCTTTGCGCCCTCTACGCAGGGCTCTCCTTCCTTCAGCTGCTGAGCAAGGCTTCATAA